TCTCGCGTTGCTACTTACGCTTACGTCAACCCAGTAGTAGCACTGCTTTTAGGTTGGCTTTTGGCCGGCGAGCCCCTTACTGCAAGCTCAATTATTGGCTCAGGGGTAGTGCTCTCGGCGGTATGGTTAATCACTCAAGCAAATAGCGGAAACAAAACGGCCCCCGCCAACGCCTCAATCAAAAGCAAGTAAAAATGGCAAAATAATGCACTCCAGGGAGTTGAGACATGTTTAAACACTTAATTGGCGTCCTATCACTACTGTCAATCATGGCAATTAATGCTGCTTTTGCCGACACCGAAGTGAAGACGTATACAAAAAAAGATGGCACGGTAGTTAAAAGTTATACGCGCAAAGCCAAGGTAAAGGCAGCACCAGAGATGATCGAAGTAAAAAGCTACAAGCGCAAAGACGGCACAGTCGTAAAAGGCTATACAAAAGAGAAGCTGGTTAAGTCCTCAGCCAAGTAAACTCTGAATAAGATCCAGAGAGCATTATCGAATTAATCAACAAAAGTGGGATTTCGCGTTAGCACTGCCACGGATTCGACACTTTAATTGTGTAACTTCTCATCACTGATAAGACACTTCACCCCTCCGGTGTCCTGCCAGTAGCAGCTACCCACTGCACCCAAACCTTTTTCTTTTTAGGGGTTACAAACTTACTATGTACAACCTGGCAAATTTTGCGTCTAATCGTCGTCTTATCGCTCTGTTGGTCTTGCTTGCTAGCTTGCAACTAACTTGCCCTGAAGCCAGAGCACAGGGTATTGCCTTTAACATCGCAGGAATGCGAGTCCAGGTTGGTAAGGGCGGCGTTGGCATAATGCCCTTACCTCCTCAATTTGCTCCACAGCCCAGCTATTTTGCCAATCCCACCATACAGCAAGGTTTTACGCCAGCTCTTATGCCAGGCCTCATGCCAGGCTATGGTCAATACGGTCAAAACTTAAATCACAACGGCATGGTTAATGCAGTACCGGTGATGTCGCCGCAGCAGATTGCTCGCCGTCAGGCTGTCACACTGGTCAATCATGGTCTTGAGTTGAGCAAGAATGGCGATGAACAGGGAGCTTACAAATGTTGGGCCGAGGCTGCCAAAATAGATCCCAGTGATAGCACAGCCTGGTACAACCTGACTGGTGCTGCCAGTACACTGGGTCGTCTGGATGAAGCAATCTGGCTCGCTAAAGAATATCTCAAACGCTTCCCCACACAACGAGCAGCAAAGATGCGCGATTTGCTTGCCATGGTAGAAGAAGAAAAGAAAACCCAGGACGAAAAAAGATCTGCTTTTGGCACGAGCACTACAGACTATCTGCCCTTTGTCTCAAACAAGGGACAACTCAATCGCTGGAATCTTCAAAAGATGCCACTCAAAGTTTATATAGCGCCCACAACCGAAACACCTGGAGCACAACCACACTGGCACCAGATTATCCAGCAATCATTTGACCAGTGGTCAAAAGCAACTGGTGGACGGATTTACTTCAAGCAAGTAACGAGTGCTGCAGAGTCTGACATCGAGTGTCATTTTGCCAAGGACAAAAACGGTTTACCTGATAAAAATGCCAATGAACTGGGGCTGGCTACCACGAGTCTGTCCGGATATGGCGATATCGTGCACTCACAGATCCATCTGCTCACCCGCGAACCCTCAGGTCCAAATCGCAACAAGTCTCTTAGCGACAACCTATTTAACCAAACTGCACTGCATGAGATTGGTCACTCGCTGGGTCTAATAGGGCACAGCGATAAAGCCAGCGACGTAATGTACTTTATGGTCAGCATAGGCGAATGTCAAAATCCGGGACTTAGCGCTAGAGACGTAAGCACCATGGTCAGCCTATACAATGCGCCGCAGCCAGTACGCGATATGCAAAATGATGAGCAAATTTCTGCAGTATCCAATGCTGGAGTTGACGGTCAAGTTGTAGATAACGATGACTACATGGCTTTGAGTCAATTGGCTCAGGGTCGTTGATTCACCGGAGCAAATAAGTACACCAAGCTCTAGAAGAAGGCTTCGATAATAGCATTCGGGTCTGTGGTTTTCGATCTGCCTTAGTTTGGGTAAATATCGAGCATTGGAGATTTTACCTGTGCCGAACGACCACACCAACGATACCAGCGAAAATGCGCGTCGCAAAGGTGCCGCGCGTATCGAGGTACCGCAAGCGCAAGACGTAGCCGAAGCACAAAATACAGGAGCTCAGAAGATCAATCAGGTCGAAGCCGCGAGGACAAATAGACACAGCGGCAGCGCTGGTGGCGATCAAGAATTGAGCATCGAGATTGACTTCGGTGACGGACGCAAATCTTCGCGTGTAAACGTTTTGACAGAAGCATGCGCAAGTCAAAAAGCGGACGCACATCAAACGCAAGAGCAAGCAAAAGCAACTCCGCAAGAACTATCTCAAAAACCGGTGCAAATTGGTGGATTAAAATATGATCCGTTGTCGGTGATGGCAATGAAAGACCAAACACCTGAAATTGTTACCGACGCGACAAACGCAATTGCAGACAGAACGGCCGCAGGTGTTGCCCACAAGTATTCAGAAGTTGAGCTACTAGCCTGGAAGCCAGAGGACCTGATCCCAAAAGTCAAAGTAGATCAGCGCATTAAAGATAGTCTTTCTGGGTTTATATATCGCGACAAAGAAGATGAGCAAATGGACTATGCTGCCTGTGACAAGGCGTACAAAGCGTTTCCAGAGTTTTCACGTCATCCAAATATTGACAAAGACTTGATAGCTGCAATCATTAGAAATGAGCTGCACTTTTATAGTGCTCTAAAAGACGCACCGGCTGACGGGATTACTAACCTACTGGGCAGTGTGCCACTTCGCTCAAGTACCTCTCTCGGTCCAGCCCAAATGCAGGAAGGTCACGTAGCAAGACTAATTGAAAAATTTCCACAACTTTCAGATCCACAACTGGGGCACATCACAGGCAACAAAGTCCAGGCGCTTCTAGACAAAAGCAAGGCACCTTGGTTTGTCGCTGCCTACTTGGCCGAAAGCATAAAAGATCTCGAAGGTGCAAAAAGACCTGTCACGAACGCTTCTCTAATCCAAAAATATAACAACGGTGGAGAAGTTCATCACAACAACGTGATGAAGCAGCTAGATTGGATCAAAAAACATCACCCTAAGTAGATTTGCGCCTCAATAAGCGCTTCTTGGCTTCATCTACGATCAAAATTGCCAAACCGCCAGCCAACAATCCGCCTGCCGCCATTTCAATATGTCTCTGAGTTATTACGTGCTTAACCTCTTCGACGGTATCTGCTCCTTGAAGCAGGTTATTATCATCAAGCAACCACGCAGCAAAAGAGCCTACGCCAAGAAATACGAGAACAAGAAATGTGCGATAAAAAAATGTTTGCATAGGCAAATTATATACCGTCTCAAACACACAATTTTGATACTTCAAAGTTCTCGCTGGTCCCACATTCCGTTAGCACTCATTGGCGAGCAGATCCACTCAAGACTAGATCTCAAGCCAGATGACACACACACAAGTGAATCGTTAGAGGTGATTGGCGATTCATTAGCGCATCGCTCAGTGTGTAGCATCAAGAACAAACACTTTGCCTTTAACCGGTACGTAATTATCTATTGTTGCGAATATCAGCTTTGTGAGCGTTAGTTTATCGTTCATTAAGTCAACAGCTCAATCTAGCCACAAAGGTAAGATGGTCAGCAATTGGTAGACAGAATCGAGAAAACGATTGAACTCGACCGCCTTACCATAAAAACACGCAAAGCCAAACAGGCTCACAACTTTAGCGAGCGAAATCAAAACTTTTACAACCACACGCATGGTAAAAGCTTTAATCCAACCTTAACCGCCAACCTGTTAGAAGTAGAGTACAAACTAAGTGACGTTTTCAAGCACTTCCCCTCCCTCCACTCAATAAGCAGCGGAAACCCATCTAATGGACCATGAAACAATCATTGCAGTGTTAGCGATAGTGCTAGCTCTGGCATTTGACTTCGTAAACGGCTTCCACGACACGGCTAACGCTGTTGCTACGGTGATTTACACCAAAGCTCTCAAGCCCGGTGTGGCGATCTTTATGAGTGGCATACTTAATTTTATGGGTGCACTCTTAGTAGGTACAGCAGTAGCCCAGGTCATTACCAAAATCATTCCAGAGGGAATGGTGACACTGCCAATGGTAGTGTCTGTATTGCTGGCAGCAGTTATATGGAACCTGATCACATGGTGGTTTGCTATACCAGTTAGTTCTTCACACTGTTTGATTGGTGCGCTATTTGGTGCAGGTGTGACAGCCGGTGGTATCAAAGGCGTGGAATGGCACGAATTGCAAAAGGTCATTATGGCTCTTTTGATCTCGCCCATGGTGGGCTTTGGTGCCGGTGCATTTACCACTTGGGTAGCACTTCTTGCCTCCAAAGAAAAGGAAAGAGACATATCTAAAGGTGATGCCAAAACACAGCATGCCATCATGCGCGTTCTACATATTTTTTCTAGTGCCTCTGTGAGCTTTAGCCACGGCAGCAACGACGGTCAAAAAACGATGGGTATCATTGCCCTGGTCCTTGGCACGCACTTTGCCAGTTATGGCTACAAAGTCAATCAAGTGCCATTCTGGGTAATGGCAGCAGCAGCCACGGCAATTGCCCTGGGCACAATCATCGGCGGCTGGCGAGTAATCCGCACAGTTGGCACAAAAATCAGCAGAGAAAAATTAAGCCATTCTCAGGGCTTTGGTGCCTCTATGAGCACCGCCATAATAATCTTGATTGCATCACATATAGGCGCTCCGATAAGCACCACCCACACCCTGAGCTCAGCAGTAGCGGGTGGCACCCTGCCAGTGCATGGTAAGGACAAACTCAATCCAAAAACTATGAAGCTCATATTACTGGCCTGGGTGCTAACATTACCTGTAGCTGCGGCACTGGCATCTGTCAGTTATTTGATTTTAAAAGCAGTCTGGCACGCCTGAGGAGGAGGAGCTGTATGAAGTACGCTGTAGCATTTAGCTCTCCCAAACGGAGTGCCAAGACAATCGAAATAGCAGCAAAACACGCTCAAGCGGTGGGTGCTGAGCTGGTACTAATGCGCATCATCCCTGACCCCGAAAAGGTCGGCATTGTGGCCCAGCTGATCTCTAGCGATAGACCACTCGATAAAGCCAATATGCAAATCGACGAAGTGGTTGGCGAGCTAAAAAAGCGCGGCATAAATGCTTCTGGTATGGTCAGAGTTGGCGAAGTCACTAAAGGAATTATCGAGACTGCCGTAGAAATTGGTGCAGATATGCTCTTTGTCGGTACCACCAGCGTTGGCGGTAGACAGTTCTTTTTGATGAAAAAAGACCCGATTGTGCACTACTTAGTGGAGCACTGTCCTATCTCGCTCTGCCTGGTCAGGCATGACCTTGGCGTAGACGCTCAGGCCGAGCTGGAAGACCAGCAAGACAGCTAGTTGCCCTGATACTCCATACCCATATCAAGGAAGTCCTGCATCGTGCCAGATGCCACTGTGGGCAGTGTGCGAATAATGCGCATCGGTGGCAGACACTCAAGTATTTTGCGACCATAGTATTTTTTGGTCAAACGAGGATCGAGAATGGCCACTATACCGCGGTCTTTTTTGGTGCGTATAAGACGTCCCACGCCCTGTTTAAGGCGCATCGTGGCATGAGGTAGAGCCAGGTCATTAAACCAGCTCTTTTCGGTGTCTTGCTGCATTTCCTGACAGCGGGCTTCATATACAGGATCGTCAGGCACCTGAAACGGTATGCGATCAATTATCACGCAGCTAAGTTGACTGCCATCGATAGAAACACCTTCCCAAAAGCTAGATGTACCAAAGAGCACAGCATTGGGCGTAGCTTTAAACCACTCAATAAGGCGCTGCCTTGGCATATTACCCTGACGCTCGCAAGCATAGGGCAGACGCTGTGAGAGTTCTTCATAGGCATAATTGAGGGCATTTTTGCTTGTAAAAAGCACAAATGCTCGTCCCTCAGTAAGCTCGATTATGCGCTCAATCTCATTGAGTGCTGCATACATAAAGTCCGATTGATTGGGCTCTGGCAGGTCGCGAGGGAGATAAAGCAAGGCTTGATTTTCGAAGTCAAAAGGACTGGCTACACGTTTTTGGACAACGTATCTATCGACGCCAACCGACTTTTTAAAATAAGCAAAAGGATCATCACCGGCGGTGGCAAGTGTGGCGGACATCCAGACACTGGATATAAGAGAGGGCTTGGTCAACAAAAACTCGGATATATAGCCGGATGGATCCAGTGGTGCCGCCACGACCTCTAGTTTTATATCGTTGCGCTCTGTGCGCTCTAGCCAGGTAACATAGTCAGCACTGGGATCGCCCAGTAGCTTGATACATTTGATATAGGCGTTGAGTGTGCTAGCAATAGCCTTGGCTTTGAGTTGTACTTTTTCTCTAGCCTGGTCAACATCAAGGATATGATCAAACTCAGATGTATCGAGCCAATGTCGCAATTGATCCAGGGCGATGGTGAGGTCCTCTGCACCTTCAACACTTTCGTGCAGGCGCATGCGCACTTGTCTTGCTTGCATATTGAGCTGGAAGAAAAACTGTCCAGCAGCAAGTTCGATTTCGTTGAGTAAGTGGGCCGGTGCGTTGACTCTTTTGGCAGCTCTGGCAAGCAGACGCTTAACACCACGATTGCTAAAGGAGACACTAAAGGAGTCGGTGGCAACATCGGCTAGATGATGAGCCTCATCCACGATTAGATATTGATACGCCGGTAAAATACTGCCTTTTGATGCCGCATCGGCAAGCAATAGTGCGTGGTTTACAACGATTAAATCAGCCTTTTCGGCACGCCTTTTGGCATCAAAGTAAAAACAGCTATTAAAGTTGGGGCAACGGTTACGCAAACAATCGTCGCTATCTGAGTTGATCTCAAGCCAGACATCGAGTGGTGGCACAAAATCCAGCTCAGATATGTCACCAGTGGTGGTGGTATTGACCCAATCGACAAATTCCTGGTCCACAGACTGCTCCAGGACATGATCATGGAAGCGTCTCTGGCCTAGATAATTACCACGACCTTTAAGCAGCACAGCGCTAAATTTAAAAGGCAAAATCTGCTGCAGAGCCGGTATGTCTTTATTGATGTACTGCTCTTGCAAGGCAATAGTGGCAGTTGATACCACTACTTTTTTACCAGCCAGTAGAGCCGGTATGATTGCCGCAAAGCTTTTACCAACACCAGTGCCGGCCTCAAATACACCAGTCTTACCGGATGCAAGTGCAGTCTGAATTTCTTTGGCAAGCTCTACTTGAGAGTCGCGCACTTCATAGCCAGTGAGCTTTTCAGATAAGATGGCAAAGATGTCTTCAACACTGTAATCGCGCGTGACTGTCTGACTGTGATCTGAAGGATCATCGTCATAATCTACGCCATCCGACCACTCGCCAATAGATTCAGCAACGAGGTTGATATCAAGCTCTAGCGGTCCCAGGTCCAATCCAATAGACCATTAATGGGGCTGACCTGATGGTCCTGCCGCTACCTGAGCTGATTGTGGGAGATAATCTGGCAAATTGAGGCTTTGACCTAACTGCAAGAAGTTAGCATTGCGCAGGTTGTTAGCTTTGCAAATACTGTCGAGCAGTCTTGGTGTTGCTCTACCGTACTCTTTGATGGCTATTGCGGCCATGGTGTCACCACTCTGCACTTCGTGTGTAGGATGAGCAGGCTTGATGACGGCGCTGGGATCGACAAACTGAGACACAGGAGCCTGAGCTGGAGCAGCCTGACTGGCTACTTGAGTGGTGGCGACTGTGGCAGGAGCGGCTTTACCGCCAGCTGCAATCATTGTCGAAATAGCTGAATAGCCCCAGATACAAGCCATCGATACAACTGCACCGGCAAGAAAGCCGAACATCATATAGAGGCTTGGAGTGCGCTTAGGCGCCTGGAAAAATTCTTGATGTACGCCGGGCCAGAGGGCTTCTAATTCGTCAGTCTTAGGAGTTTCTTCGGCAAAAATATTGGCAAAGCCGCCAGTATCTCTTTGAGATTGTCTCTCTTGGCTGGCTGAAATTCGCTGAGCTTCTCTTTCGGCCAGAGAACGAGTTGATATTGACACAAAGCTACCTTGAGAAGGGACTTCGTTATCTCTCACGTATTCGGGCAAGCCGTCTACTTCGAGTCTTTCTTGATCGTAGTTGATCACTCTAGTCATCTCTTTAAACGCCACCGGGGATAACACTGGCAGCATATTAGCCCCATTGTCGCCATAAAGTCAAACTTCTTCATGTTGAGCTTAGAACCCACTCCTATGGGCGTTTGGGACCACAAGCAAAGATCATGAAGTGGGCAAATCGAGGCAAGAGCGAGGATTTGAGCCGATCGCATTAATTAATTGACAACCCACCGGATGTTTACAACAATCTTTTCAACTACCTGCCAAGCACCCAGAATTAATGCAAGAATATGAACTGGTGGGCGTCTTGACTGAAGTAGGCAAAGCCCAGGCAAATGCCGACAGGGCACCACTCGATAGACAGTGAATAGAGGCAGCGCAGTATGAAGGATATAGGCTAATCAAGCCAATTGTGAGTGGCATTTAATTGTAAACACGCCCACCACTTGATAAGCCACTTTTTATCAGTTTTGCGGGGCGCTTTCGTCTTTTTTGAGTCCGTGCACCTGACCAATCGACTGTTTTGTGCCTGCAATTACAAGGCTGGCGCGGTCGGGCTTAAATGTCTCGCGCACAAATTTATTGAGAGACTCCAGCGTCGAGCTTTTGATACCAGCATAAAGACCGGGGAGCGGATCATCGCGTCCCTCAAGCACGAGAGATTCGAGGATACTGCGAGCAGCAAGCTGGCTATTAGACATCCAGCGTACTGGCAGAGCACCATTCATATATAGGCGCATTTCAGAGTACTCGGAGGGAGTGAGTCCCTGCCGAGAAAACTTACGCAACTCGTTTTGAATCGATTGCACCACCTGAGGCATGGCATTTGTCACCACTGGTATATCAATAGACCAGAGGTTAGCACCAGGCATAGACTCTACATCAGACGATAGATCCTCTAGAGACAGGCTGCTTTGCAGAGTGGTCTCACCCGATATCTTTTGTGCGAAGCGTGAAAAGATCGGATGACTTGTCAGTGCACAATCGCTAAGTAGAAGCAGAGCATAATCGGGTGCACCAAGGGAGGTATCAACCAGTTTGCCCAGGGTAACCATGCTGTCCTGGCGCTTCTCAATGATGATTGAGTTTTTGAGCAGTCGACGTGGATTGGGCTGTACAGTGACCTTTTTAGCCGTGCTCTGTCCGGTCCAACCATCAAAGGCATGCTCACATAGTGATGTCGCTTGCTCCAGCGAGATATCGCCAATAAAGACTATGGTACAAGCATCAGGACGTACAGCTTTTTGATGGAAGTCTTTTACGTCGATAAGCTTGAGATTACCAATAAAGCGTGCCTTATCCACTGGCTCCAGGGGATAAAAACTAGTATTGGGTGCAATCAACCCCTGTACTAGAGCACGGTCGACTTTGGCTCTGACAGTATCCTCTGAGTGCTTAATGCGATCGATGACAGATTGCTTGGACTGTTCAAATTCGCTGTCTGTAAAGAGCGGCGCCTTTATCTGATTGCCGAGCAAATTGAGGATAGTGCCGGTATCTTTGGAGAGACAACGAGCCTGGAAGCTCAGCCACTGGGGACCAGACTCAAACTTGATCATGGCACCGGGCACAATACCAAGATCATCTTGCATGGCAGTCATTTGACTTTTGCTGTAGCGCGTCGAACCATCACCAATAAGTCTATTGAGTAACATGGCCACACCACGCTTACCGACAGGCTCATAAGCATCACCAGCTTTGATGGCACCGACAATCTGTACACTGGGACTGACTTTTGTCTCAAGCACAGCGACCGTGACGCCGTTTTTGAGTGTAGTCTTTTTAATAACATTGCGCCGGGCAGCGCTAGTTGTGCTGCCAGTTGGCTGAGCTACTTCTGGCGGTGCCGCTACTGCACCATCGCCTTGAGACAGTAACAGACGTGAGTCGTGCTTAGCGCCAGGGACTGTAAGCGAGCTATCTTTGTATGCACTGAGATTGATACCACCAAAAGGTGTCTGGTTAGCACCCTGAGCTAATTGCAGAGGCTTTGTCTGCCAGGCTGTATGACGCGGATGCTTTGTGCCCTTTTGCTTATCGTTGGATTTTGACTTATCGCTCTTGGACTTATCATTTTTAGATTTATCATTTTTGGATTTGTCGCTTTTGGACTTGTCTGATTTGTTTTTGTTATCGTCTTTGCCTTTATCGCCTGAGGACTTGCTGGACTCAGTCTTTTTATCATCAGATTTAGACTTACTATCTTTATCGTCGCTCGGTTTATCGCCCTTGGCCTTGTTGCTGGAGCCACTATCTTTACTAGCACTGCCTTTTGATGGTGCACTTTTGCCAGTGCCGGAAAGTATGCCAACCACACGGCTTTCGCTGGTGAGATATTTACGAGCTACGCGCTGCACATCACTAGCTGACACTGTACGCAGTTTTACAAACCATGTATAAGCAGACTGCCAATTTTCGAGGCAGTCAAAAAAGCCCAGCTGAAATGCATTGTGATATGGACCATCACGCTCACTGAGCAATTGCAACTCAGTATGATTGCGCGCCCGGCGCAGCTCACTGTCGGCGACAGGCGCATTTTTGAGTTGCTCTACCAGTTGATCAAAACTCTCAAGAGTCCTGGTCGCGCCCACA
Above is a window of Candidatus Obscuribacter sp. DNA encoding:
- a CDS encoding matrixin family metalloprotease — translated: MYNLANFASNRRLIALLVLLASLQLTCPEARAQGIAFNIAGMRVQVGKGGVGIMPLPPQFAPQPSYFANPTIQQGFTPALMPGLMPGYGQYGQNLNHNGMVNAVPVMSPQQIARRQAVTLVNHGLELSKNGDEQGAYKCWAEAAKIDPSDSTAWYNLTGAASTLGRLDEAIWLAKEYLKRFPTQRAAKMRDLLAMVEEEKKTQDEKRSAFGTSTTDYLPFVSNKGQLNRWNLQKMPLKVYIAPTTETPGAQPHWHQIIQQSFDQWSKATGGRIYFKQVTSAAESDIECHFAKDKNGLPDKNANELGLATTSLSGYGDIVHSQIHLLTREPSGPNRNKSLSDNLFNQTALHEIGHSLGLIGHSDKASDVMYFMVSIGECQNPGLSARDVSTMVSLYNAPQPVRDMQNDEQISAVSNAGVDGQVVDNDDYMALSQLAQGR
- a CDS encoding inorganic phosphate transporter, with protein sequence MDHETIIAVLAIVLALAFDFVNGFHDTANAVATVIYTKALKPGVAIFMSGILNFMGALLVGTAVAQVITKIIPEGMVTLPMVVSVLLAAVIWNLITWWFAIPVSSSHCLIGALFGAGVTAGGIKGVEWHELQKVIMALLISPMVGFGAGAFTTWVALLASKEKERDISKGDAKTQHAIMRVLHIFSSASVSFSHGSNDGQKTMGIIALVLGTHFASYGYKVNQVPFWVMAAAATAIALGTIIGGWRVIRTVGTKISREKLSHSQGFGASMSTAIIILIASHIGAPISTTHTLSSAVAGGTLPVHGKDKLNPKTMKLILLAWVLTLPVAAALASVSYLILKAVWHA
- a CDS encoding universal stress protein encodes the protein MKYAVAFSSPKRSAKTIEIAAKHAQAVGAELVLMRIIPDPEKVGIVAQLISSDRPLDKANMQIDEVVGELKKRGINASGMVRVGEVTKGIIETAVEIGADMLFVGTTSVGGRQFFLMKKDPIVHYLVEHCPISLCLVRHDLGVDAQAELEDQQDS
- a CDS encoding LysM peptidoglycan-binding domain-containing protein, which gives rise to MLPVLSPVAFKEMTRVINYDQERLEVDGLPEYVRDNEVPSQGSFVSISTRSLAEREAQRISASQERQSQRDTGGFANIFAEETPKTDELEALWPGVHQEFFQAPKRTPSLYMMFGFLAGAVVSMACIWGYSAISTMIAAGGKAAPATVATTQVASQAAPAQAPVSQFVDPSAVIKPAHPTHEVQSGDTMAAIAIKEYGRATPRLLDSICKANNLRNANFLQLGQSLNLPDYLPQSAQVAAGPSGQPH
- a CDS encoding insulinase family protein, which produces MSKGEGNIQEAILPNGLKVLILEEHSFPVFSSMVFYRVGSRNENLGESGLSHLVEHLLFDRVGKYRKGEIGAIIARNGGMFNGFTSDDFTVYFETMAPTKLDLALKIEADRMRLANFSQEEVAAEIKRIEKELELEAKDQANLLVKEVRSAAFQRHPYKNPTIGWSTDVQKLTLDDVKRHYKEYYQPGNATLVIVGDIDATAALASVRKHFAGIAAGELPRPLRVVEPAQRAEKRVYLKYGGAADVLSLAYHAPAFTDNDAVALAVLEKIMVSGVGGRLKSQLVDAKICTQARATYEVKKDPGLFVVNLNAQPGVGATRTLESFDQLVEQLKNAPVADSELRRARNHTELQLLSERDGPYHNAFQLGFFDCLENWQSAYTWFVKLRTVSASDVQRVARKYLTSESRVVGILSGTGKSAPSKGSASKDSGSSNKAKGDKPSDDKDSKSKSDDKKTESSKSSGDKGKDDNKNKSDKSKSDKSKNDKSKNDKSKSDKSKSNDKQKGTKHPRHTAWQTKPLQLAQGANQTPFGGINLSAYKDSSLTVPGAKHDSRLLLSQGDGAVAAPPEVAQPTGSTTSAARRNVIKKTTLKNGVTVAVLETKVSPSVQIVGAIKAGDAYEPVGKRGVAMLLNRLIGDGSTRYSKSQMTAMQDDLGIVPGAMIKFESGPQWLSFQARCLSKDTGTILNLLGNQIKAPLFTDSEFEQSKQSVIDRIKHSEDTVRAKVDRALVQGLIAPNTSFYPLEPVDKARFIGNLKLIDVKDFHQKAVRPDACTIVFIGDISLEQATSLCEHAFDGWTGQSTAKKVTVQPNPRRLLKNSIIIEKRQDSMVTLGKLVDTSLGAPDYALLLLSDCALTSHPIFSRFAQKISGETTLQSSLSLEDLSSDVESMPGANLWSIDIPVVTNAMPQVVQSIQNELRKFSRQGLTPSEYSEMRLYMNGALPVRWMSNSQLAARSILESLVLEGRDDPLPGLYAGIKSSTLESLNKFVRETFKPDRASLVIAGTKQSIGQVHGLKKDESAPQN